CGTGTTCAAGGGACAAGGCGACAAGTGGGATCAGAAGGCCAAGGTGAGAAGCATTACAGCTTCCTTCTCACTGAATGGCGTTGGGCTGGTGCCAGAAGAGTCCCCGGATTTGTATCAGGAGAATGAAGAGCTCAAGGTGAGGCTAAGGCACCTGAAGAGGCTTTTTAAACCAcgaaatttgttgatttttcgcAGGAACAAATCCAAAAGTTGGCGCATCAAATAGAGTTCATGAAGACTGTGCATATGCAGATGAACAACAGGCATTTGAAACCGAAACCGGGTGGTTACTTCACCATCACATCGACCTCGTTTCAGGCGCCCTACAGCAAGAACACGGTGTCCACGGCACAAACCCAAACGGGCAAGGATGAAGCCAGCGGGTGAGTCACCAAAAATGGAACTCCCTTCaagtaaatgtttaaatgtttttctttttagggCCACGCCTACGAAATGCAAATCGCCCAAGGGCAAAGTCTGACGAGGTCAACGAAGTGTTAAAGATTGCTCAATAGAAGTTGTTGGCCAGCACGGCCAGACAACAGTCGTAGAGGATGATGCAATTGCTTTTAGTTTCTTCCAAACAGAGATGCCAAAGATGACAATGgacacgacgacgacgacggggGACGATGGGCAGCCAGGGCCGGAGGAGGCGGAACTGCTTAGACAATTTCGACGCCTCTTTGCGCCCATTTTGGATGACAGTCTGCAGCTGTACTACAAGCTGAATGAACCGGATGGGTTGGAAACCGAGCACATACGCATCCATCAGACAGTGGCGCAGCTGAACGAGCTGACgagcagcgaggaggagaCAATTGTGACACAGGTGAATAGTcccagtccgagtccgagtccctCGCCGCCAGTggatgtggagctgctgctgccgctgtccagCTGCAGTTCGACATCGAGCAGCTCGCTGTATGCCATACACACACCATCGCCCGCGCATCCCAGcggtttgctgctgcagcctcaATATCTGGACTCACCAACGTTGCTGCAGTCCTGCAGCGAGTCGCGCACGATCACGGAGCAGGTGCAGCTGCATAATCCACCGCAGCAGCTCAACGAGGACGAGAACAACACCTCGTGCTCATTGTCATCGAATCTGACGGATAGCAAGACTCTGGATGGTCGTACGCCCATTGTGGTTTGagatctcgctctctccctctctctctcttgatcGGCTTTAAATGTGATTTTGTTTACACTTTCTTAGAgcaaacaacagccaacaaataGCGAATGAAAACAGCTTCAACTGTTTCAATTAGTCTTAaataatgtttgtgtgtgtatgtgtctgtctgtcaaaCGTCgtttaaatgttaaaatgcGGTTTATGCGGTGGTGCAGCAAGTGGAGAAGTTTTGCAGGGAAATTTGCGCTTTAAAATGATGCCAAAAATGCTCATTAGAACATAACTTTGGAGTAATTTGtattaatatttgtaatttagCTGTTAGTTTGGCTCTTTTAGCTtagtttaaataatttaattcaaattttggttgtgtttttcAAGTGAATATTTTAGTCAAGCAAATTTCAAAGGCGTTGACACAAtcttgtatttgtattatattatatttggaCTGTGTAAAAGCCTTAGAAAACAGCTTGtccatatatttatttaattttttttcatacatatttttttaaacttgcttaaaaatatttaagaacGTTTAAAAGAACATTTAACAGACTTCTGCTATATTTTAGCACAGTTTTCCCCTAAAACTTGTAATAATACGCAACATATTTTAACTCTTTAAGAGCTACCAATACGAACGTCTGACATACACTTCTCTTAAACACGGCCACCGCATAAACCTAAGCTAcatgtgtgttttttaatcatttaagTTTTGGCTTCTTAAACATACACCGTACACCCACACATTATCCAAACCCATACCCATCCCATCATCCATAGATTCTTCATAGATTTTTCGGAAACCAAACGCattgagcaaatatttttcacttCGTTCTCGGATCGCCAAGAAGTTGATGTATTATCGTGTGGATAGTAGACAGTAGCCAGATGGTTGGCCTGACGACTCATAGAGTTCGCCTACCAGGGCCCTTAGGGATTTGGAGTTTCATTTCACTCATGCACCCTAGCAACTAAAAGAAACACATACTATATTTAATTcgaattttaattgttatcaCTGGCGCACACATTTTCATagaacaaaaatatgttttgctTTGTAGGTAAAATTTACgttgatttgtttataatCATATGATCTATTATACAATAAGCATAGCGAAAGAGTCGATTTTAGTGTACAAGAACAAGAAACATAAACATTATaaactatatacataaatatactaAATATAAATTGGAATTTTAGCGTACAATTTTAAACTGATTAACTGTTAGCAGAAAACGCAATTTCTCTTCATAAAAAAACagttaataaaaacaaaagaaaaccaagaaaaataaattgaaacatAAACTTAAGTTAATgttaaattacaaatattgtAAAGCAACATTTGGCAagatcaaaaataaattataaagtaAATGTTATAAAACGGAAAGGTGCAAATTGAGtgattttataataatttttattttaaacgcTAACATTTGCTCTGGGCTCGAATGGGATTGTAGGCGGATGTAGCAGGATACGAAGTGTTCTTTCTGCAAGCGTATAACCACAGGCCACAGGCTGCTCTGATTTGAAAAGAAATCGGTTTCTGTTTCATAATTTCCTCACCTAACTCCAAATGTTTTCCCCCCTAACAAAACTCCACTTCTGACTCTACTGTCTAGGCACTCACAAAATTCCCtcacaactttacactcaaatattaaattaaatttcttgcttagtttttttctctcattAAAATTCGATTCCATGAATTGCTGCTCGGCACCACGCTCGGATCCGGACCGAGAGCAGGAGCCGCAGCTGACGTGCGATGGTCAGTGTGTCGGAGACGAAAGCTTCGCGGAACTCAACGAACTGCTGGACGAGGAATTCGCTTGCATGCGACGCGTGGCGCAGGGCATTTGCCAGTCGCTGGCACGACCCAAGGACAGGGAATGCTGCCGCACCATGCTGCAGGATTTGTCCAAGTTAAATCAATCCCAATCGCCAGAGGTCAAGGGGAATGTGCACAAGTTTCTGATATTCTACCTGAAAGCGTTGCGCTGGACGCAGAAGAATCAGCCGCTGGAATGGTACGAGAAGTGGGTGAGTAGCAACCCAGACACAGATGACGGCAGCAGAATTACTGGGTGATCCTCTCTGTAGTACGGCAACAGCTCCCAGGACATGGGCGAGGAGCAGCGTGTCTGGATGGAGGAGGGGCGCTCCTATGCGGCCATGAAGGAGTTTGAGGATGGCTCCACGATTGTGTACGTGGCCACAGGCAAATATCCCTGCGCCAACTGGACGGAGTCCGGTCTCAAGTCATTGGCACAGCAAGATGATCGTTTATAGATTTGATATATTTCGATTTTAGGCACGAAATTCGCGGTGTAAAACATTCGAGCTTAGGGCTAAGGATATGGACAGAATGTGGACGGAATTTTGATAGTTATTCGTGGCTTAACAACTAATATAAAAGAGCAGTGATAAAGGCACTAAATGGTGGCTGTCTTTTGTGTCAAATGTTGGGGGATTAGTTCCCAAACGCCTGCGGCAGCGGCCGGTGGACATGCTCCTCTTAGCTGCGCATAATTCCTGCAGCGGCGCCCATCAGCAGGAAGCCCAGCAAGAGCTGCAGCGAAGAGTGAATTTGCAGCAAGCTGGCGCCATTGCAGCTGTCGTTGGAGCAATAGCATTCCTCCCAGTAAACGCCATTCTCGTAGACGCCCCAATTGCAGACGCCCGTCACGCCCGTATCCGAGACAGAGGCACAGCGACGTATGACCTGACGCCAGCGGCCGTCCCCTGgggaaaatgaaacaaacaacaaatattaaacaatgCATAAAGTTAGAGTAAGAGCATGGGTTGCTAACAAATGAATCCTCTGGGTCCCTGCTGCACCACTTTCATGCAAAAGGAGCCGGGCATGTGGCTCTCATCGCTGTTGCACTCGATGGCAATGTGTTCCGTGCGATTGAATTTTTTGTACGCGCCGCAGCCGTCGTGACCCTTGCGATCTTGGTCCGAGGAGCACTGATAACAGCGTATAGCCCAGCTGCCtgtaaagcaaaaaacaataattaattaataaattaacaaacaaaacacctGCCCCAAGCCACACCCTAAGCGGAGTTTATGTGACTTGGCTTTGGATTTTTGCATAACCACCTACCGCACACGGCCAGCGATAGTAATATAAATGCACAGCGTGTTATTCTGGACATGGTGGAGCTTATAAAGGTTTTGTGCGCTTCAGTTAACTTGGCTAAAATAAGGTTTAAActtaaaaccaaaataaattcaaaacaaattggGTTTGAGtgagtgtgaccgcggacttagCGATGAAATATACCGgctgaccctcagaaatataccgagaATAACCGAACTTAACCCACGTAAGTCCGCTCTATTCAAACAGTAGAATTATGTGAATTCACACAAATACCAATGTATCTAACGGGAGAGCGTGCGTAATATATTCATTGTTGCTACATTCAAGCGCTATTCTACATGCCTGGTGCCGTCGGCTTGTTGGAAAAGATAAAACATTCACTGAGAGAAAATCATATTTTCGTTCATTGCCATTTGATAGAAATAGTCAAAAACAGCCAACAAActatgaaaattatgaaaactaTGAAAAGTTTTGGTACCccaaatgtacatgcatagtGCTGCCAGCatgttgaaaaaataaacaattccAAGACAGCCATCGATAGCAGCACGAGAACTATCGATACCAGCCAGCATTTTTTGGGCGGTGTTcgcattttgttttccttaatttaattgtttaccGAGGCTTCAAAACGCGTTGAAACAAAAAGATATACACACCCAAACAACATGAAAGCCATCGAGAAATGCATTCTGGGTGCTGTACTGCTTTGCTTCCTGCTGCAAACGGGTAAGTGCCATACGGGGCGTAGCGAGTCACCTGCGTCTGCGTAAATGTTAAGTGCCATAAAACATTCTAATCAACCGATGTGCCCCACAGCTCAGGCCATCAAGTGTTGGGACTGCCGCAGCGACAGCGATCCCAAGTGCGGTGATCCCTTCGACAATAGCACACTGGCCATCACGGACTGCCAGCAGGCGCCAGAGCTGGAGCACCTGAAGGGGGTGCGGCCCACAATGTGTCGCAAGATTCGACAGAAGGTGCACGGCGAGTGGCGTTACTTCCGCAGCTGTGCCTACATGGGCGAACCAGGCATCGAGGGTGACGAACGCTACTGCCTGATGCGTACGGGCAGCTACAACATCTTCATGGAATACTGCACCTGCAACAGCAAGGATGGCTGCAACGGCGCGGGGGTACCGCACCTCGGACTGTTCAGCGTTCTGGGCGGCACCCTGTTCGCCGTGCTTGTGGCGCAGCTACTGAGGCAATAGCATCAGCCAATAGCAATAGCCTGAGCCATAGCCAAAACTAATGTGTAATTTCAAAGTGCCTTTTTCTCGAATCGAAAACAAACTTAAAAACTTGGAACTTGCTTCCGTCCATCTTTATAATCGCACATAACATTCCGTATAACTTAAGCTCAATTTTGGAATCTCTTCTGTCTTTTCTGTCTCTTGTCTCTtctatttttgtatgcaattttttacaaagaaatatttttagtttaagaaatGTGTGGGATGCacttgcataattttgtattGCAAAGCCGCCACGCGACAAGTAGACCGTTTTTGTAATCCGAAATAAACAGATTAAAGTTTACATACAGATTAGGAAATGCTCTGCGGATTGGTTAATGCTTTCGCTCCTTTATCGCGGACcaataacttattcaccacgctcccTCGACTCACAGAGAGACAAGTgctagaaagggatagagTTTTCCCTGAGGTAAAGACCTTACTGCGGCTTAGCTACTCAGCTTAGAAGATTCAAATTCGTAGCTTTCAGAAAGGACCACAGTCCCAGTACACTTGCAAGAATCTCCGATCTGACGAGGAAATTCAAGACCGTGGTGGATTATCGTCCAAGGATAACAATGTTCAGCGGTGTGAAACACTCGCAGGCGAAGGAGAATGGCAGAGAATGGAGATGCCACACTTGGGAAAATATGAGTTGGGAAATAATCTTAGCTACAACTCATGAAAGACGCAACGAAACTTTCCAAGGAACAACTTTATTGAACTTGTATAATTGCTTCATGCATTTGCCACAACCAGTGCTGCCAAAAATTTAGAGTAAGAACAAGCTAAAAGCTAGTGTATTTCCCTCGCTCGCACTGCCTCGGCgctgcatacatatacaagcGTATAAACAAATTGGCAACCTTATATACAAATTGAGCTACGCACGAAGGTGTGAGCGATAGAAATATATGTGGCAACGCGGCGCCATATTTGGtatggaaatgtgtgtgtgtgtgtgtgtgtttcccatTTTGGTCCTTTTCCACCAAAATTCCTCTTAAAACTTTTGCGTCACTGTAGAATCGTTTAATTATTGTTGCTTTATTTGTAAAAAAATCCTAGGTCTATATAATATCC
The sequence above is a segment of the Drosophila subobscura isolate 14011-0131.10 chromosome U, UCBerk_Dsub_1.0, whole genome shotgun sequence genome. Coding sequences within it:
- the LOC117901541 gene encoding uncharacterized protein LOC117901541 → MNCCSAPRSDPDREQEPQLTCDGQCVGDESFAELNELLDEEFACMRRVAQGICQSLARPKDRECCRTMLQDLSKLNQSQSPEVKGNVHKFLIFYLKALRWTQKNQPLEWYEKWYGNSSQDMGEEQRVWMEEGRSYAAMKEFEDGSTIVYVATGKYPCANWTESGLKSLAQQDDRL
- the LOC117901542 gene encoding uncharacterized protein LOC117901542, which gives rise to MSRITRCAFILLSLAVCGSWAIRCYQCSSDQDRKGHDGCGAYKKFNRTEHIAIECNSDESHMPGSFCMKVVQQGPRGFIWDGRWRQVIRRCASVSDTGVTGVCNWGVYENGVYWEECYCSNDSCNGASLLQIHSSLQLLLGFLLMGAAAGIMRS
- the LOC117901543 gene encoding uncharacterized protein LOC117901543, with amino-acid sequence MKAIEKCILGAVLLCFLLQTAQAIKCWDCRSDSDPKCGDPFDNSTLAITDCQQAPELEHLKGVRPTMCRKIRQKVHGEWRYFRSCAYMGEPGIEGDERYCLMRTGSYNIFMEYCTCNSKDGCNGAGVPHLGLFSVLGGTLFAVLVAQLLRQ